In Antechinus flavipes isolate AdamAnt ecotype Samford, QLD, Australia chromosome 6, AdamAnt_v2, whole genome shotgun sequence, the sequence AGATGCCCAGCAAATTGCGGCAAGGTAGTAAGGTCACCGAAACAACCCAGGGAAGAAGCTTGACTGAGGCACACGGATAGTGAGAATAAGAACCAACTTGGCAGGAGACCACAGCAGCTTCTGTtcatgaaaaaatggaagcagatcAATCAGAAATTACTTTTACCTTTCAAGAGTCATACTGCCTTCTCATCAGACATTTTACAGGTTCCTTCTTTACTTTTCAGTGGAAACAATCTGCCCTTGTAGATAGAGAACAGGAAATTTTGGCCCTTTATTGGTCAAGAATCCTTCTGTCATTGATGAAAGCAATgtacctctttttaaaatcattaatgaaaatgctgtgtcatttgaaaataaagatgtaatttttcccatccaagtttatAACAACATCTTGAAGGATTTCTATATTCCAAATTAAGAACTATaattctatatctatatttctagCATATATCTATAATTCAGTACATTTACCtttatttgatttaataattCTGACCTGTTGGCTTCAAAAGGgaatcttcttaattttttcaatgtctaaaAAGAATCCCCAGAGCTGTGTAAAATTAAACCAACATAGTCATTTGGAGAAACTGTCTTGggttctaaaattctactttttttatttgttttctagcAACTTCATGCGTCAGGAGTGTCTGGATTCCAGATTTGTGTTTGATAGACCTCTTCCGGTGTCTCGCCTAGTTTCTCTAATTGGAAGCAGTATCTTTTTGTGTTAATAGTTATGGATATGAGCTTGGAGGTTGTAAATGTGTTTAAGACAAGTGATTTGGTTGTCTCTGACCACATCCTTGAAAGCGACTGATGTTGCCTAGAAtcgcacatatatgtatatatgcacatactgTTCATGGAGCCATGTGGCAACTGGAGATTTTAAGTCCCAGCAGACTATCCCAAATAATCTTTAACATCCATGCATCTTGAAAGTTCTGCACCATGAAATGGCATTCCTGCATGAGAAGAGAGTCCTTGGGAATTTATGCTTTGATTTTGTGAAGACCCCAAAATgaatttctatattcttttaatCTAAAGGGAAAATTCAGACCACTGTTttatcaaacaaaaaaatgaggtGATTTCACAAATTTATACTGGCATATGAGGGGGACTTTGATCGTTTGTCATAAATATGGTATAATTTAAGAGCTAAACCATGATATCCCAAGAGTCACATGGTTTCCTTAGATTAAGGAAGACATCTTGAAAAGAAACAGTCTGTTTATGCATATTTAGTTAGAGTCTTTAACTAGATTAAGAGACCCAGATACCAACACAGCGTTACGGCCGGAGACCATATGGCGTGGGACTGCTCATTGCTGGCTATGATGTAAGTACAAACTCATCTCTATTGaatgaaattaaatgtttaaagtAGCTTTATGAAGTACTTTTTGTCTCATaaacagatatagatataagCCCATAATCTGTATCTGCATATTTTTAATCACAGGCAGTGCAGTAAAGTCGGCAAGATTCAGATTTAGTCCTGCTTCTTACACTTACTGGCTCTGTGACCATAGGCAACTCATTGGAGTTCTGTGTGCCCAGGCAACTCCCTTGAACTTTTCGGTTAAGTCGTAATGAAGCAGGTGGAAGGAGTTCCCACACTAGAAGTCCTTCTGCTGCTGACATAAATCTAAAATCCTTTGCCTATTCATATGTATACTAATAACCACTATCTGAAGCAAAAAGGCACATTCACATTTTGACTTACTGAAATGTTTAAAGAGTAGCATGGTTGACTTAATTGagtttttataaaactttattttaatcagaaaagctttttttcaactttgtttCAACTACTTTATTGAAAATCTTTCTGAACTGTGAGTCTACTTTTCTGCTATAGTAGGTATAGTGTCCTgaagaaaaattttgagttcttaaTGTTAGATATTTTGTTATCTTTGAACTGTCATTCTGAGCTTTATTGGTAATTATATGgaataataactttaaaaggtACTTAATAACAATTACaccaatagctagcatttttccCCATGTTTTTAGGTTGCCTAGGATTTTATAGTTAATATCTCATTAGATTCTTACAGCAATCCTGGGAGATTAGTGCtcttaatatccccattttacagatggggaaactgatacAGGCAGCAGTTATGTGACTTGGCCAAAATCACTCTGCTACCAAGTgtctgaggatttgaactcaagcctcctgacttcaggttcattGATCTGTCAGATTCAGCAGTTTGAGCTGAAGGCTTATACGCTGAGAATTGGATTAATAGGCTCATATAGAtggggaattcttttttttttttaatattaaaaccaCTGGTGTAAGCATGTTTTCCATACATATTTTctgcaaaacaaaaccaaaactggTAAACATAGTTGTGGTTGGGAGTTTGCTATAATTTATCTCCTTGGAGGCGTTTTAGTCTGTCcataaattgttttcttatttaagcaaaatttatcttttttccagATTACGAAGTGAAATTATCATGTACTTTGTatttaagaaattgaaaaagaaattttaaaactgcatttaaaaaattaaaaagggaaattaagaaattaaaaattaaaaaatttaagaaattttaaacttttaatcgCATTATACCCCGATTTATTATAAAcatcatggaattttttttcatgcatATTAAGCTTAAGCaattaacatgtatttttttctttttgcaggaTATGGGTCCTCACATCTTCCAAACTTGTCCATCTGCAAACTATTTTGATTGTCGGGCTATGTCCATTGGAGCCCGTTCACAGTCTGCCCGTACTTACTTGGAGCGGTGTATGTCCAAGTTTAGTGACTGTAAGTcatattgttgttctttttcaaCTTGTTCTTTTTCAACTCTTTAATGAGAGGGTGAAAGCTACAATCctttaatgaagaaaattaacAACCTTATTATGAAGGCTCCCTGTGCTGAAGTGTCCTGCCACAGATATAACCTACTTTCCTTCCTCTGCCCCTGCCATATTTTGGTCTTTATGCCTACTCAGAGGGCTTTCTAAAAGCCTGAGATTCTGCTCCTTCAGCTAGCCAAGCCCATAATCTGACAATAATCAGCATCTTTCAACTTACAACAATTGAGAGagaaagactattaaaaaaaGGGAGCTAAGAATGAGATTAACAAAAAGCTATACTTCCCTATAGTGGGGAAAAGGGgtagaaaataggaaaggaaagactAGAGGTAAGGCATATTAAAATTCCTTAagccttttttctgatttcttttttatcactGAGTCCATTTTGACCTTCATATGTAAGACGTTTTGGAGAGAAAATAGCAAGAACTGAGTGAAATTAGAGAAGTAAATCCAGGAGGCAGCACTTGCCTGGCAggctcattctttttttattttactgttttcaattattatgttttgttttaattttaatttttaataaatttaatttttattttcaaaatacatgcaaagatagttttcaacattcaaccttgcaaaaccgtgtattccaaatttttctccttcccttccccccatcccctcccctagacagcaatcTAATATATAGGATCAACATGAGCAatccttttatacatatttccacaattatgttgcacaagaaaaatcagatcaaaaaggaagaaaaaatgagaacgaaaacaaaaagtaagcaaacaacaacaaaaaaggtgcaaatattatgttatgatccacattcattccccatagtcctctctctggatgcactctctccatcacaaatccattggaattggccagaatcaccttattattgaaaagacAGGCTCATTCTTACAGCCTAGCTATACAGACTGTGTGTTTTTATAACCCAAAACCTCAGTTTAACCTCACATAGTAAAACAAACTGAAGAAACCATCAAGTATTTTCTCCAGAAGGCAAGCTTAATCTTGATTGATCAGGTGCTgttgatgagttttttttttttttttaattatagtattTATGACTAGTTATTGATTTTGATGGCTGGTTTGCCTGATAAGTGATAAATATTTGGGCAAAACATGGATTTAAAATAGCAGGTTTGATAAATGGAAGTTTGACTTGTAAGGTAAAGCAAATTCAGTTATTTTTGCCCTTATAGGCAATTTGAATGAGCTGGTGAAGCATGGTCTGCGTGCCTTACGGGAAACACTTCCTGCAGAACAGGACCTAACTACAAAGGTAAATTTCACTGTTTTTCAGTTACATTCCATTCGTTAATGGAATTGACATGAAATTAATGGAATTGACATGACATCAATGAAATTAATATCATGATGCTGAAATAAAAGTCATATAGCTTGTTTTAGATTGGGAAGAGGTAACTTGGCTTGTCTTCTCACCATACAGCTGTACCTTCCAACCCCAATTTTCCTAGCCCTCTTCCCAGATGGCCATAATCGAGTAAACATTTTAACCTGTCTGGGGCTTAATTTTTCTAGCGAGAGCTTTTAAGAGAAAGCACTGTACATCTAAAGTTTTGTATGatttagttatttatatttatcatatttttattattgtttaattatttatattatgtgtGCATTATTTATAacaaatgtattatttattatggTCTGTGTAGTGTTGTAGAAAATGctgtattttttccccattaattctgtaatttcttttagctgataaatcaaaaaattttttctacttgCTAGATGTTAAGTTTCCTACTAGGGAGTTGGTAAATTTTACAAGTAGATTATCTAATATTTCACAGAAatcagaagaaggaagaaataatggctatagtctgattttttttttttaagtttaactttataaatgatcaaatttttaaaatagatttttattttttgtaaactGTCTATTCCatccccttctttttttattttaaggcaaaacacattaaatccaataaagaatttccatctttcttttcttaattagGTGTTTCGTGGCCtgatttttgtttctgtctccagATGGAAGAGTCAATTTAATAACAGCTTATTGAGGCATTTATAACTTACATGGTatcttgatatttttttaattctgcttCCCAGAATGTTTCCATTGGAATTGTTGGGAAAGACTTGGAGTTCACAATCTATGACGATGATGATGTATCTCCTTTCCTGGAAGGTCTTGAAGAAAGACCACAGAGAAAAGCACAGGTAGGTCATGGAGCTCCTTGCaaaccagactttttttttctgtcatgtcctttgtaaaatatatatatcttgcaGTCCCATTAAGACTAAGTAGGAGTCCATGATGGGAAGTTTAGGATCAGGCCCTAATTCTTGTCAATAtaattttacaaaacaaaaattaccCCATGTTATTCAGAATTTGGCTTTGTTTACTGTCTGGAGCTAACCACCTGCTGTATAGTTGCTGTTGACTGAATGTCCTCTTTGTGTTTTTCCTCTTCAGCCTGCTCAGCCTACTGATGAACCTGCAGAGAAGGCTGATGAGCCAATGGAGCACTGATTTGTGTCGGCCAGTCTATGTCTATGTTAGCAAGTCTAAAAGGAACACTTCTCTCCATATGCCAGTTATTATCCATGCTTTCAACAAGATGCAGAGTTACAGAATGAGACGCTCTTAGGAATCAGTCCTGGAAGGATTTTCCCAAGAAACCTAACTGAGAGGTTATAACTGGGTGCATTTTCTTTGAGGGAGGATGTAATCATTTTCTAGAAAGAATGGGGTATCAGCACTCCTGTTTTTATATGGGAAACATTTTGTCTTTATGATTTTAAAGGCAACTGTGAAATAAAATTGTTTCAACTGAtcatggtattttttttctttgacagttTCATCAAAAAAAACTTTGTCACTTGATGTCTCCATTGTTAGAAGTTACTGTGtgtgattttaattttcttgaaatttgcTTCGCTTAAAGGGAAGAAGTATATGCCCTTTATTCTCGGCCCAAATGAGAGTGACAAGGCAGTGAGGCTGGAATAGAGGATCTGGGGTGGGAGGAACCACCAATTacctttaaaaatcacttttgggGGCAACTAGGTTATGCAGGGGATagaacactgcctagctgtgtgaccctgggcaagtcacttaaagcccaattgcctcagggggaaaaaatcactttttaaaaatttaaaccttccaaatttgttttattataaaaagGAATGATAAGGCCATAAACATCCTGTTTGTTTTCTGCTGATCCTTTCTATGTAAATCACCtatttttgttgggttttttttaatgacccCTTTCAGTTGGGAGAGATAAGAGGTTGATGAAGGATCAGAAAATGTAAATGTAGAAGATGCTACCTGAGCTTTAAAGGAAATTGGACAGCCTCAAATGTGGGGGGAACTCTTTCCCATTCTGGGAAATAGACTCTACCATTACTCAGTTTGTGGATATTTATATAgttaataatatttcaatattataaataacaCTGCTATAAGTACTTTTGTACTGTCAGGTCTTTCCTCTTGTCATTAACATCCTTAGGTTGTTCCCACCAGTGAGATCACCAGATGAAAGGAGATGGCCTCTCCTTTCTGTTCTTAAACTTGTgaattcttttgggtttttttaggttataagctttataaaaaagcttttaaaataataataacaataacaattaatttaaataacaattttttaataacaatagttatttttcaaaatacattcaaatatagtttccaacatccacccttgcaaaatctgatattccaaatttttctccctcccctggacagtaaataatccaatataggtgcACTTCTtgtaaatgtatttccacatttatcacgctgtacaaaaaaaaaaaaaaaaatgtcaagaggaaaaaaaatgagaagggggaaaaaacaagcaaacaaacaaaaaaggtgaaaatgccatgctgtgatccacactcagtctctctgaatgtggatggctctctccatcacaagtctattggaattgtcttaaatccaAGAGCCAAGACCATCAAACTGGTGAATTCTTAATCTTAATCACCAGTTACTGATCTCTTGGCTGGCCTCTTAGTACTATTGTGCAACATTAAACTCATTTTGGCCTAAATACACTTAAGAAAGTTAAACTTGTAAAAAATCACAGCCCAAAGACCCATGCTAAAAGTGAAGGTTATTTGCTAGTTTGGCCTTAATGGTGATAGCTGATGTCTAGGGAGCTTTATAGTTTGTCCGGGACTTTgcccacaacaatcctgtgaggcgGATGGTGCAGGTTCGGGGAGACtcatttttgagatgaagaaacaaGTTTAGAGAAGTTAAGCCAGGGTCTCCAGGTGAGTCAGCACTGCCCACCATCTCTCCTCAGACTAATGCAAACATCCCTGGACCCTGAATGCAAGAACCTTGGGAATACCAATGATTTAGCCACTGTCCTCAGCCATTTATCCTGAGAAGCAGCTCCTGTGGACAGCAGACCAACAACCCATCCTTCAGCGCCTCCTAGTACCACTCTAAGAGAGAGGCTGTACTCAAGCCACTGTTATCACCTCCATCAGGGCAGAGCTTTGGGATTAGCCAGGCAGGACCCTCAGCCATGACTCTGGACAGCAGCCCCTGTGAGGTACAGCCTGGTCACTGAGCTCCTACTTTAGACACGGCCGGTGTGATGCTGGACCAGTGAATTGGGCTCCTTATCCATAGAATGGGGATATTACTTTGGAAACCCATGCAGCACTCTGGGttagttgttgctattatttattatgtatgtaaCAGGTTAACTAGCATGGTGAGATTGAAATTGACATAGGAACTGGTTGAATTAATAGGATTTCTCAATCACTATCAATATTGTCTAAAGTTATTTTGTCATGTGTAATTGGGAATCGATTTGGGGGTTTTTGGCCCTGGAAAGCAGAACTAAAGACAATTGGAAGGTACAAAggtggagatataaagaaatactTCCTAACAATGCTGTGTAAAAGTGTAAGGAGCTACTTTGAGAGATAAGTTTCTTGAAGATCTTCAAGCTGAGATTGTATGACTTTCTCAGAGATCTTcgttttagatttggaaggaaccttaaaaatcAAGTACTTCAACATTCCCCTCcacccgttttacagatgagcataCCCagtcccaagattttttttttaattgcctttatttttcattttttaaaaattatcttacaaGAAGCACCTTAATATGAGTGCCTGTTACCTCCTACTACCTATTATCTATAATTTAGCCttctgtatcttgtttgtacacagttCTTTGTATGCTGTCTGTACCAAGAAACTGGGTTCCCTTGAGAGGACTGACTTTGCTTTTCTTGGATATCCCCAGTTAAGTAGTAATGGTTGTTTCATTGACTTGTCAGTGACTAAAGAACTGAAATGATTTGCATAAAGTCACAAGGTTATATAAGTAAGCTGGGATACAAAATCTCATTGTTTTCCACTATAGTGTACTGGGTTGGGACAGAAGATCTCCTGGGGTTCCTTCTAGCTCAGATTTTATGGTGCCATGATTTATGCCTCTGATCGCATCTAAAATTGATCAAAACCACTACCTTGTCACTAAGCATAGAGCCTAGATggaaaactccttgagggcagggactgtcttttgtgtattttttgcaTCCCTCATGCTCaccataatgtctggcacatagaggATGTTTAATacatgttgactgattgattgctAAGGATAGAGGGCACAAGTATAAAAATGAAACTCTGCCTTTAAAAGAGTTTACTACAAATCTAGTAGAATCAGATGTGACAAATAGCAAATAGAAGgttcgtgatcccatttggggttttcttggcagagatactggagtagttggtCATTTCCTaatcaactcattttacagatgaggaaattgaggcaaacggtGAGGTGACTTGGACAGGATCACACTGATAGTGTccttaggctagatttgaactcaggaaaatgtttTCCTAACTTTAGGTAACATCCAGCTATCTCCTATATCAGGAATAAGGTAAAAGTTGTAAGAGATTTCAAGAGGAAAAGATCACTTCTAATtagagagataaggaaagattTTGTGAAACAATAGGCATTGACCAAGAACTggtcaaaagaaaggaagaaagatttcaTTCAGGAGGAATGTAGGTGTTGACTTACCCAAGGTTATATAAGTGTCCTTCGAAAAGAAGTAGGGtgagaaaggagaagaatggGTAGTCCAATTGGACTTAAACAGAATATATAAACGAGGATACtatgataaaataaagaaaagtagatGGGCCTATatttgagggaatttagagaatattttgttcaaatgtttcaaatattttataaataattaaacctgggggcaactaagtggtgtagtgtggatagagcaacagtcctgaagtcaggaggacctgagttcaaatgtgacctcagacagttaacatttgctagctgtgtgatcctgggtaattcacttaaccccaattgcctcaacaaaataaataaataaagcctatAAGTAAATTTatagataattaaaattaaatgttcattttatggataatgCAATGCCAAggaagtttaagtgattttcagAGAACAGATGTATAGACCcaaagagttggaagggaccgcAAAATCCATCCGATCTAACACAGATCTGgtccaaaatatcttctgatcCCAAGCTTATGCTTGAAGAATTTCAGGGAAGGGAAATCCACAATTTCTTGGGGTAGATTCCCCTCTGTGGTAGATCTAAGAAGTTTGGTTTTTAACTGCGCTCTGAAACCAAGCCAAACAAGTCTAATCTATTTTCTGCATAGTAATACTCCAGCTACTTAAAGGCAGCTTTCATGTCccctttaaatattttcttctctctaaacATCCTTAAGGTGTTTCAAAAGTTCATCatctgtgggaaaactggaacactgatgcttTGTTGTTGGAGCTATGAACTtctcccaccattctggagagcaatttggatctatgctcaaagggctatcaaactgtacataccctttgacccagcagtgtctcttctgggcctgtatctgaaagagatcataaaaaagggaaagggacccacatgtgcaaaaatgtttgtggcactcctctttatagtggcaaggaactggaaattgaatggaggctcattagttggggaatggctgaataagtcatggtatatgaatgttgtggaatattattgttttataagaaatgatcagcaggtttttggaatggaaaatgccatccatttccagagagagaactgtggagactgaatgtggattgaagcatagtattttcaccttttttttctttcatttttttctttctcgcggtttttccccttttggtctgtttttcttGCTCAGTATGAGAAATacgaaaatatatttaaaatattgtaaatgtAAAAATTGCTGTTTTGGAGATGGGGGAGgtaagggacagagggagggagaaaaaattcggAACACAACGTCTTACAATAAAgcatattgaaaaatatctttacatatatttggaaaaataaatactattgagaaaaaaaaagttatcaggACTTATCACTTGATAAGTTGGAGAGTGTCCCAATGAGATTGCCTTTTTAAAGGGTTTCAAGATCATATTATATAAAGATTGTTTGAAGGAAtagggggaattttttttctgggggaAAAGAACATGATAGCTATCATCAAGTGTTCAAAAACATTTGCTCAAGGATATACACTTCTCCTTCAGAGACCAAATGGTGCCCCTTAACTCATTATCTCCCCACATTCTAAGCTCTCAGAATGATCAATTCTCCATCCCCTCCTTTAGTGCTCTGTCTGGTACgctctccctcccatctcctgTTCATCCTTTAAAACGCAACCTTAAACCCTGTATTTCCCAGGAAGTCTAGTCAGTTGCACCAGGGTTCATGACAACTCTCTTACACCTTGCGTCTCCCTTAACATTGTTGCTGCTTTATAAATATCCTGTCCTTAgattctcacaaccaccctgggaggtgGGCACTATTGTTATCCCCCagtttacaagtgaggaaactgagggttacGTGAcgtgcccaggctcacacagccgGTCTTCCCGACTCCGGGAATTATagggtatatcaatgttatgttatatattacattatggTGTAATTTCTGGGTTTCTCCAGTGCCCAGAACAGCGCTCTGTAAAGCAGTTGCCCTGAGTGCTGCAAGACAGACGGCTCACCGCACCCCAGCAGCAGACACACAGCAGCCCAACTAGAGCGCTCTCAGGAATGCGCAACCGCCCAGCAGGGGGCGAGTTCCTGGACGGCTCCATTGGTTTCACCAATCAGCGTGAGCGGAAGGGGCGGAGGCGGGGCCGAGGACGTGGGACGCGAAGCAGCACGGCGGAAGGAGGCGTGTCCTCTCCGGGCCTCCGTAGACGCTAGGTGGCTTCGCTCTTGATCCCTTCCACGTCAGCCCGGGACTCTGTGGagccgccgctgccgctgccgctgccgccgccgccgtcaCCGCCCCGGGCCAGGTAGCGGGTAGGGGTCCAGGTTGGGCTAGGGTCCGGGCCGCGGCGCCCCAAGATCGGGCCGCGCTGCTTCGCTGGGAAGGAGCTTGAGAGCGGCCTCCGGAAGGGGTCGAGTCCCGGGGCCTGTTCGGCCCTATTCACGGAGCCCTTCCCCCAGGCGAGAATGTGAGGCGGGGAGCGGGATGTCTGTCAGGCCTTTGACCCCCACCCTTAGGGCACTCACCCCCCGCGGCTGACACTCGAAAAGCCGGGGCCTGATCTCCAGCCATGCCTGCGGGCCTAGGCTTCAGTGGCCTCCGAGTTCGAGGGCTAGAAGCCCGGGCCCTGGCCCGGTCGAGGCCGAGCCCCGGGGGGCGTCCGTGCCAGAGTCTCCCTTCCCCGCCTGCTCTTCCGACCTTGCTTGCGCGCCCCTG encodes:
- the PSMA1 gene encoding proteasome subunit alpha type-1 isoform X2 → MFRNQYDNDVTVWSPQGRIHQIEYAMEAVKQGSATVGLKSKTHAVLVALKRAQSELAAHQKKILHVDNHIGISIAGLTADARLLCNFMRQECLDSRFVFDRPLPVSRLVSLIGSKTQIPTQRYGRRPYGVGLLIAGYDDMGPHIFQTCPSANYFDCRAMSIGARSQSARTYLERCMSKFSDCNLNELVKHGLRALRETLPAEQDLTTKNVSIGIVGKDLEFTIYDDDDVSPFLEGLEERPQRKAQPAQPTDEPAEKADEPMEH
- the PSMA1 gene encoding proteasome subunit alpha type-1 isoform X1, with translation MQFFLCFQFRNQYDNDVTVWSPQGRIHQIEYAMEAVKQGSATVGLKSKTHAVLVALKRAQSELAAHQKKILHVDNHIGISIAGLTADARLLCNFMRQECLDSRFVFDRPLPVSRLVSLIGSKTQIPTQRYGRRPYGVGLLIAGYDDMGPHIFQTCPSANYFDCRAMSIGARSQSARTYLERCMSKFSDCNLNELVKHGLRALRETLPAEQDLTTKNVSIGIVGKDLEFTIYDDDDVSPFLEGLEERPQRKAQPAQPTDEPAEKADEPMEH